From Hippoglossus stenolepis isolate QCI-W04-F060 chromosome 4, HSTE1.2, whole genome shotgun sequence, a single genomic window includes:
- the LOC118106436 gene encoding synaptotagmin-like protein 2 isoform X6, giving the protein MIPAAERFHIRPVNEAGGGAMIDLSHLTEEEQGKIMTVLRRDADLKQAEEERIRKLEKILSSGSQSEGKMKYLTGEWFYEAKSRRHMDKIHGSEIILASMKPRRDGSLRFEKSKPPSSRSSIAPPKPSRCLEALQPKAINDAEKENLNSALRSPRTPRHNPFNCTSLIVVEPPESNNDMSSSRDQDSSETELISPRKSRPGDEASQTSGGSIISESSSAGFKPVPKKRTFLSRHSSSQLESTAPGMDAQGGSSGIVPAPRRSLQRGSSGSSNQSYPKSQEEMPQGSAVPVFNQVSQPSSSADETSQQPLCDVSQVSSNSSLERDRRPPSITRDRLTTFIRGDVAPERETRQRSDDGDHQTRRELAGGNTVVLHTSSIQGSDREINSSEGTRPEELSFTRSIVDAEPPISYDLNFIDKTDKQTMKKSSQKHAFKLSTQATSPTSDEDSIAKVLDWFSRSVDSSDLLSTDDRTETTKSSDKHVEISKLRSEDTTERMKDALETQRGHLQRQINEAKEFRATDRAGKTELSETQEEEQRDTGERMRSQEVKHNDDESQPLKISHLKSFWEKSNMGPKILSITPSDEGQKLVYLSAEKEEENVNKPHTASDTPSAPGIYNGRGIYDKYASKHGDEREQKDVADNVHLNNNQQDRTLSQRNNNDPTYNSDYFKLLSSPQAADRGGSDTEILTRLSPQPRTDSRLSSESESISPFKLNSQPDSFFHSRETPLQKVLSKPDYKQGGNDHKAQLGRGSSEEVKRRDSEDKNMQSNISPKRKEDVSNKDKTNSPHSQRQGLSHQESTAERIKQLKSFWEQERNKPIFYTGMSKSPGEGKPTRGANQLNKRFTKSEFDLRLVGSNSGSDDEDRQNLTLPSLNQRIDKLSPSLSVSRSQFNNLRDFWGDPASDTKGSITCDKPKSPKRKEPVSAQFPSQEFKSSDAEICRLSAAVEKTRPAAMKSSPQDRSKSPHDRQMGSGARALIDSKNNLSNYTTAESKRGSKDSGREEKSSKPQSSTGKEPRSPKSRKDTFSKSSGRGNSMRRATSMFTLSAPDQKDHVQVKMDVSPVHSQSRKQRQNTEKGAMPRRFSEGIDTMTPRARAFVPRDYRHYLGMTDKTSVHTSLAPAVKSEGSEGKSRYDFDLSGPVRASTPVSSEERYGRKGSKTSQRPLWANYSSSDTGPESSMSSTSETWSTSRNSSNRENDDETQDPVRKALRRAEARPKNLAKSIEDMTTCLSPRQDSTVDLRRISDVSTIPSPSSSLYADPDHLKKMSKSVPSFLQKELSGSVMTMYNADFGNVEVQGNIQFSINYVQKLREFHIFVAKCRDLAAVDPKRGRSDPYVKSYLVPDKSNLGKRKTSVKKKTLNPTFNEILRYRVRMEYLRTQTLILSVWHNDTFGRNSFLGEVDIDFSKWDFDHTQMNDLVLKARTTPTVPPANGKGEMRLAIRFLPQVTHSEGVTKDGPSTGEVHIWVKECKNLPLIRATIDPYVKCFMLPDTSRKSRQKTRVLRRTVDPVFNHTMVYDGISETDLSDACVELTVWDRDRLASHLLGGMRLGVGSGKSYGAAVDWMDSTPYEVAMWERMMASPDEWVEDVLPLRMVNSAFK; this is encoded by the exons ATGATTCCTGCTGCCGAGCGTTTCCACATCCGGCCGGTGAACGAAGCAGGAGGCGGAGCCATGATCGACCTCAGCCACCtgacggaggaggagcaggggaagaTAATGACGGTGCTGAGGCGGGACGCCGACCTGAAGCAGGCCGAGGAGGAAAGAATCAG gaagctggagaaaataCTGAGCAGCGGGTCGCAGTCAGAAGGGAAGATGAAGTACTTGACCGGAGAGTGGTTCTACGAGGCCAAGAGCCGCAGACACATGGACAAGATCCATGGCTCGGAAATCATCCTGGCCTCCATGAAACCGAGGAGag ACGGGTCTCTCAGATTTGAAAAATCCAAACCACCCAGCAGTCGAAGCTCCATCGCGCCGCCTAAACCCAGCAGGTGTTTGGAGGCGTTGCAGCCAAAGGCGATAAA TGATGCTGAAAAGGAGAATCTGAATTCAGCCCTCCGCTCCCCGAGAACA CCAAGGCACAACCCTTTCAACTGTACGTCTCTTATCGTGGTTGAGCCACCTGAAAGTAATAATGACATGTCGAGCAGTCGGGACCAGGACTCATCTGAGACAG AGCTCATATCTCCTCGGAAGAGTCGCCCTGGGGACGAGGCCAGTCAGACTTCAGGGGGCTCCATCATATCAGAGAGctcctctgcaggtttcaaaCCGGTGCCAAAGAAGAGGACGTTTCTCTCGAGACATTCCAGCAGCCAGTTAGAGAGCACTGCCCCTGGTATGGACGCTCAGGGAGGGTCTTCGGGGATCGTTCCTGCTCCAAGACGAAGCCTCCAGCGCGGGTCCAGCGGGAGCTCGAACCAGTCGTATCCGAAGAGTCAAGAGGAAATGCCCCAGGGGAGTGCAGTTCCAGTGTTTAACCAGGTGTCTCAGCCATCCAGCTCTGCAGACGAGACTTCCCAGCAGCCACTGTGTGACGTTTCGCAGGTTTCCTCTAATTCCAGcctagagagagacagacgccCACCATCTATAACCAGAGACAG ACTGACCACATTCATCAGAGGTGACGTGGCCCCTGAGAGAGAAACCCGGCAGAGGAGCGATGACGGAGACCATCAGACCCGTAGAGAACTCGCAGGGGGGAATACTGTCGTCCTGCACACCAGCAGCATCCAGGGCTCGGACAGAGAAATCAACAGCAGCGAGGGAACGAGGCCGGAGGAGCTGAGTTTCACCCGAAGTATTGTGG ATGCAGAGCCTCCTATATCGTATGATCTCAACTTCATCGATAAAACTGATAAGCAAACAATGAAGAAATCCAGTCAGAAACACGCGTTCAAGTTATCCACTCAGGCGACCAGTCCCACCAGTGATGAGGACTCCATTGCGAAGGTGCTGGACTGGTTCAGCCGCAGCGTCGACAGCAGTGATTTGCTGAGTACAGACGACCGCACAGAAACCACAAAGAGCTCAGACAAACATGTAGAAATCAGCAAATTAAGAAGTGAAGATACAACAGAGAGAATGAAGGACGCTCTTGAAACGCAGAGAGGTCACTTACAAAGGCAGATTAATGAGGCCAAGGAGTTTCGAGCCACCGACAGAGCAGGCAAGACGGAGTTGAGTGAAACacaagaggaggagcagagggacacCGGGGAAAGAATGCGgtcacaggaagtgaaacatAATGACGATGAAAGCCAACCACTAAAAATCTCTCATCTGAAGTCATTCTGGGAGAAAAGCAACATGGGCCCGAAAATACTTTCAATCACGCCAAGCGACGAAGGACAAAAACTTGTTTATCTCTCGgctgagaaagaggaggagaacgtgAACAAACCCCACACGGCGTCCGACACGCCATCTGCTCCTGGAATATACAACGGGAGGGGGATTTATGATAAGTACGCCTCTAAGCATGGGGACGAGAGAGAGCAGAAAGATGTCGCAGACAATGTTCACTTGAATAATAACCAGCAGGACCGTACTTTATCTCAAAGGAATAATAATGACCCAACATATAACTCTGATTATTTTAAGTTGCTATCCAGCCCCcaagcagctgacagaggaggCTCAGACACTGAGATTTTAACCCGACTCAGTCCGCAGCCAAGGACAGACTCCAGACTGAGTTCAGAGTCTGAGAGCATCTCTCCATTCAAACTAAATTCACAGCCCGACAGTTTTTTCCATTCAAGAGAAACCCCTCTGCAGAAAGTGCTGTCGAAACCTGACTACAAGCAAGGTGGCAATGATCATAAAGCACAACTTGGAAGAGGCTCGAGTGAAGAAGTGAAAAGGAGGGACAGTGAAGATAAGAACATGCAATCGAACATCTctccaaaaagaaaagaggatgtgtccaataaagacaaaactaaCAGTCCTCATTCACAAAGACAAGGTTTATCACATCAGGAAAGTACAGCAGAGAGGATCAAGCAGCTCAAATCTTTctgggagcaggagaggaacaAGCCCATTTTCTACACCGGCATGTCTAAATCTCCTGGGGAAGGTAAACCCACTCGTGGTGCAAATCAACTAAATAAAAGATTTACAAAGTCGGAGTTTGATCTGAGGTTAGTTGGAAGTAATTCAGGCAGCGATGACGAAGATAGACAGAATTTGACTCTGCCTTCTTTGAATCAAAGGATAGATAAGTTGTCGCCGAGCCTCAGCGTGAGCCGATCGCAGTTCAACAATCTCCGCGATTTCTGGGGTGATCCCGCGTCAGATACGAAAGGATCGATAACCTGCGACAAACCCAAAAGCCCCAAAAGGAAAGAGCCAGTAAGCGCCCAGTTTCCATCTCAGGAGTTTAAGAGCAGCGATGCCGAGATTTGCcgtttgtctgcagctgtcgAGAAAACGAGACCGGCTGCCATGAAGTCATCTCCGCAGGACCGATCCAAGTCGCCACATGATAGACAGATGGGGTCGGGGGCAAGAGCTCTGATCGACAGCAAAAACAACCTGTCCAATTATACGACAGCTGAGTCCAAAAGAGGCTCCAAGGACTCTGGTCGGGAGGAGAAATCCTCGAAACCACAAAGCAGCACAGGAAAAGAGCCTCGGTCTCCAAAGAGCAGGAAAGACACCTTTAGCAAGTCCAGCGGTCGTGGAAATTCTATGCGTCGCGCCACCAGCATGTTCACGCTGAGTGCTCCTGACCAAAAAGACCACGTCCAGGTGAAAATGGATGTAAGCCCCGTCCACTCCCAGAGCAGGAAGCAAAGGCAGAACACTGAAAAAGGGGCCATGCCGAGGAGATTTTCAGAGGGAATCGACACTATGACTCCACGTGCACGGGCGTTTGTTCCCAGAGACTACCGGCACTACCTGGGCATGACGGACAAGACCAGCGTCCACACCTCGCTCGCCCCGGCTGTGAAGAGCGAGGGCTCAGAGGGAAAATCTAGGTATGACTTTGACCTGAGCGGTCCAGTGAGAGCCAGCACCCCGGTGAGTTCAGAGGAGCGCTACGGCAGGAAGGGCAGCAAGACGAGTCAGCGCCCCCTTTGGGCAAACTACAGCAGCTCGGATACTGGCCCAGAGTCGTCTATGAGCAGCACGTCCGAAACCTGGTCCACCTCCAGGAACAGTTCAAACC GTGAAAATGACGATGAAACCCAAGACCCTGTCCGGAAAGCGTTGAGGCGAGCAGAAGCACGGCCGAAGAATCTGGCTAAAAGTATAGAGGACATGACGACATGTTTATCTCCAC GGCAAGATTCAACTGTTGACCTCAGACGCATCAGCGATG tttCAACCATCCCGTCACCGTCCTCATCCTTATACGCGGATCCCGACCACCTGAAGAAGATGAGCAAATCGGTTCCTTCGTTCTTACAGAAGGAG CTGAGTGGCAGCGTTATGACCATGTACAACGCAGACTTCGGGAATGTGGAGGTTCAGGGAAATATCCAGTTTTCCATCAACTACGTTCAGAAGCTCCGAGAGTTTCACATCTTCGTGGCCAAGTGCCGAGACCTGGCTGCCGTCGACCCGAAGAGGGGGCGCTCGGATCC gTACGTCAAAAGCTACCTGGTACCTGACAAATCAAATCtgggaaagaggaaaacatctgtGAAAAAGAAGACGTTAAATCCGACGTTCAACGAGATCCTCAGA TATCGTGTTCGCATGGAGTACCTCAGGACTCAGACGCTCATTCTCTCCGTTTGGCATAACGACACGTTTGGCAGAAACAGCTTCCTCGGCGAGGTCGACATCGACTTCTCCAAGTGGGACTTTGACCACACCCAGATGAACGACTTAGTCCTGAAAGCCAGG ACTACACCCACTGTACCACCAGCAAATGGGAAAGGAGAGATGAGACTAGCCATACGGTTCCTGCCACAGGTCACCCACAGTGAAG GTGTAACTAAAGACGGTCCCAGCACTGGAGAGGTTCACATTTGGGTGAAAGAATGCAAGAACCTGCCTCTGATCAGGGCGACCATTGACCCATACGTTAAGTG CTTCATGCTGCCAGACACGAGCAGGAAGAGTCGGCAGAAGACGCGCGTGCTGCGGAGGACCGTGGATCCGGTGTTTAACCACACGATGGTGTACGACGGCATCAGTGAGACCGACCTATCAGATGCCTGCGTGGAGCTCACCGTTTGGGACCGAGACAGGCTGGCAAGCCACCTGCTCGGGGGAATGAGGCTCGGAGTCGGCTCAG GGAAAAGTTATGGAGCAGCGGTGGATTGGATGGACTCAACCCCCTATGAGGTGGCCATGTGGGAGCGCATGATGGCGTCCCCTGATGAATGGGTGGAGGATGTACTCCCGCTGCGAATGGTGAACTCGGCTTTCAAATAA
- the LOC118106436 gene encoding synaptotagmin-like protein 2 isoform X4 has product MIPAAERFHIRPVNEAGGGAMIDLSHLTEEEQGKIMTVLRRDADLKQAEEERIRKLEKILSSGSQSEGKMKYLTGEWFYEAKSRRHMDKIHGSEIILASMKPRRDGSLRFEKSKPPSSRSSIAPPKPSRCLEALQPKAINDAEKENLNSALRSPRTPRHNPFNCTSLIVVEPPESNNDMSSSRDQDSSETELISPRKSRPGDEASQTSGGSIISESSSAGFKPVPKKRTFLSRHSSSQLESTAPGMDAQGGSSGIVPAPRRSLQRGSSGSSNQSYPKSQEEMPQGSAVPVFNQVSQPSSSADETSQQPLCDVSQVSSNSSLERDRRPPSITRDRLTTFIRGDVAPERETRQRSDDGDHQTRRELAGGNTVVLHTSSIQGSDREINSSEGTRPEELSFTRSIVDAEPPISYDLNFIDKTDKQTMKKSSQKHAFKLSTQATSPTSDEDSIAKVLDWFSRSVDSSDLLSTDDRTETTKSSDKHVEISKLRSEDTTERMKDALETQRGHLQRQINEAKEFRATDRAGKTELSETQEEEQRDTGERMRSQEVKHNDDESQPLKISHLKSFWEKSNMGPKILSITPSDEGQKLVYLSAEKEEENVNKPHTASDTPSAPGIYNGRGIYDKYASKHGDEREQKDVADNVHLNNNQQDRTLSQRNNNDPTYNSDYFKLLSSPQAADRGGSDTEILTRLSPQPRTDSRLSSESESISPFKLNSQPDSFFHSRETPLQKVLSKPDYKQGGNDHKAQLGRGSSEEVKRRDSEDKNMQSNISPKRKEDVSNKDKTNSPHSQRQGLSHQESTAERIKQLKSFWEQERNKPIFYTGMSKSPGEGKPTRGANQLNKRFTKSEFDLRLVGSNSGSDDEDRQNLTLPSLNQRIDKLSPSLSVSRSQFNNLRDFWGDPASDTKGSITCDKPKSPKRKEPVSAQFPSQEFKSSDAEICRLSAAVEKTRPAAMKSSPQDRSKSPHDRQMGSGARALIDSKNNLSNYTTAESKRGSKDSGREEKSSKPQSSTGKEPRSPKSRKDTFSKSSGRGNSMRRATSMFTLSAPDQKDHVQVKMDVSPVHSQSRKQRQNTEKGAMPRRFSEGIDTMTPRARAFVPRDYRHYLGMTDKTSVHTSLAPAVKSEGSEGKSRYDFDLSGPVRASTPVSSEERYGRKGSKTSQRPLWANYSSSDTGPESSMSSTSETWSTSRNSSNRENDDETQDPVRKALRRAEARPKNLAKSIEDMTTCLSPRQDSTVDLRRISDVSTIPSPSSSLYADPDHLKKMSKSVPSFLQKELSGSVMTMYNADFGNVEVQGNIQFSINYVQKLREFHIFVAKCRDLAAVDPKRGRSDPYVKSYLVPDKSNLGKRKTSVKKKTLNPTFNEILRYRVRMEYLRTQTLILSVWHNDTFGRNSFLGEVDIDFSKWDFDHTQMNDLVLKARTTPTVPPANGKGEMRLAIRFLPQVTHSEGVTKDGPSTGEVHIWVKECKNLPLIRATIDPYVKCFMLPDTSRKSRQKTRVLRRTVDPVFNHTMVYDGISETDLSDACVELTVWDRDRLASHLLGGMRLGVGSGIGGKGKSYGAAVDWMDSTPYEVAMWERMMASPDEWVEDVLPLRMVNSAFK; this is encoded by the exons ATGATTCCTGCTGCCGAGCGTTTCCACATCCGGCCGGTGAACGAAGCAGGAGGCGGAGCCATGATCGACCTCAGCCACCtgacggaggaggagcaggggaagaTAATGACGGTGCTGAGGCGGGACGCCGACCTGAAGCAGGCCGAGGAGGAAAGAATCAG gaagctggagaaaataCTGAGCAGCGGGTCGCAGTCAGAAGGGAAGATGAAGTACTTGACCGGAGAGTGGTTCTACGAGGCCAAGAGCCGCAGACACATGGACAAGATCCATGGCTCGGAAATCATCCTGGCCTCCATGAAACCGAGGAGag ACGGGTCTCTCAGATTTGAAAAATCCAAACCACCCAGCAGTCGAAGCTCCATCGCGCCGCCTAAACCCAGCAGGTGTTTGGAGGCGTTGCAGCCAAAGGCGATAAA TGATGCTGAAAAGGAGAATCTGAATTCAGCCCTCCGCTCCCCGAGAACA CCAAGGCACAACCCTTTCAACTGTACGTCTCTTATCGTGGTTGAGCCACCTGAAAGTAATAATGACATGTCGAGCAGTCGGGACCAGGACTCATCTGAGACAG AGCTCATATCTCCTCGGAAGAGTCGCCCTGGGGACGAGGCCAGTCAGACTTCAGGGGGCTCCATCATATCAGAGAGctcctctgcaggtttcaaaCCGGTGCCAAAGAAGAGGACGTTTCTCTCGAGACATTCCAGCAGCCAGTTAGAGAGCACTGCCCCTGGTATGGACGCTCAGGGAGGGTCTTCGGGGATCGTTCCTGCTCCAAGACGAAGCCTCCAGCGCGGGTCCAGCGGGAGCTCGAACCAGTCGTATCCGAAGAGTCAAGAGGAAATGCCCCAGGGGAGTGCAGTTCCAGTGTTTAACCAGGTGTCTCAGCCATCCAGCTCTGCAGACGAGACTTCCCAGCAGCCACTGTGTGACGTTTCGCAGGTTTCCTCTAATTCCAGcctagagagagacagacgccCACCATCTATAACCAGAGACAG ACTGACCACATTCATCAGAGGTGACGTGGCCCCTGAGAGAGAAACCCGGCAGAGGAGCGATGACGGAGACCATCAGACCCGTAGAGAACTCGCAGGGGGGAATACTGTCGTCCTGCACACCAGCAGCATCCAGGGCTCGGACAGAGAAATCAACAGCAGCGAGGGAACGAGGCCGGAGGAGCTGAGTTTCACCCGAAGTATTGTGG ATGCAGAGCCTCCTATATCGTATGATCTCAACTTCATCGATAAAACTGATAAGCAAACAATGAAGAAATCCAGTCAGAAACACGCGTTCAAGTTATCCACTCAGGCGACCAGTCCCACCAGTGATGAGGACTCCATTGCGAAGGTGCTGGACTGGTTCAGCCGCAGCGTCGACAGCAGTGATTTGCTGAGTACAGACGACCGCACAGAAACCACAAAGAGCTCAGACAAACATGTAGAAATCAGCAAATTAAGAAGTGAAGATACAACAGAGAGAATGAAGGACGCTCTTGAAACGCAGAGAGGTCACTTACAAAGGCAGATTAATGAGGCCAAGGAGTTTCGAGCCACCGACAGAGCAGGCAAGACGGAGTTGAGTGAAACacaagaggaggagcagagggacacCGGGGAAAGAATGCGgtcacaggaagtgaaacatAATGACGATGAAAGCCAACCACTAAAAATCTCTCATCTGAAGTCATTCTGGGAGAAAAGCAACATGGGCCCGAAAATACTTTCAATCACGCCAAGCGACGAAGGACAAAAACTTGTTTATCTCTCGgctgagaaagaggaggagaacgtgAACAAACCCCACACGGCGTCCGACACGCCATCTGCTCCTGGAATATACAACGGGAGGGGGATTTATGATAAGTACGCCTCTAAGCATGGGGACGAGAGAGAGCAGAAAGATGTCGCAGACAATGTTCACTTGAATAATAACCAGCAGGACCGTACTTTATCTCAAAGGAATAATAATGACCCAACATATAACTCTGATTATTTTAAGTTGCTATCCAGCCCCcaagcagctgacagaggaggCTCAGACACTGAGATTTTAACCCGACTCAGTCCGCAGCCAAGGACAGACTCCAGACTGAGTTCAGAGTCTGAGAGCATCTCTCCATTCAAACTAAATTCACAGCCCGACAGTTTTTTCCATTCAAGAGAAACCCCTCTGCAGAAAGTGCTGTCGAAACCTGACTACAAGCAAGGTGGCAATGATCATAAAGCACAACTTGGAAGAGGCTCGAGTGAAGAAGTGAAAAGGAGGGACAGTGAAGATAAGAACATGCAATCGAACATCTctccaaaaagaaaagaggatgtgtccaataaagacaaaactaaCAGTCCTCATTCACAAAGACAAGGTTTATCACATCAGGAAAGTACAGCAGAGAGGATCAAGCAGCTCAAATCTTTctgggagcaggagaggaacaAGCCCATTTTCTACACCGGCATGTCTAAATCTCCTGGGGAAGGTAAACCCACTCGTGGTGCAAATCAACTAAATAAAAGATTTACAAAGTCGGAGTTTGATCTGAGGTTAGTTGGAAGTAATTCAGGCAGCGATGACGAAGATAGACAGAATTTGACTCTGCCTTCTTTGAATCAAAGGATAGATAAGTTGTCGCCGAGCCTCAGCGTGAGCCGATCGCAGTTCAACAATCTCCGCGATTTCTGGGGTGATCCCGCGTCAGATACGAAAGGATCGATAACCTGCGACAAACCCAAAAGCCCCAAAAGGAAAGAGCCAGTAAGCGCCCAGTTTCCATCTCAGGAGTTTAAGAGCAGCGATGCCGAGATTTGCcgtttgtctgcagctgtcgAGAAAACGAGACCGGCTGCCATGAAGTCATCTCCGCAGGACCGATCCAAGTCGCCACATGATAGACAGATGGGGTCGGGGGCAAGAGCTCTGATCGACAGCAAAAACAACCTGTCCAATTATACGACAGCTGAGTCCAAAAGAGGCTCCAAGGACTCTGGTCGGGAGGAGAAATCCTCGAAACCACAAAGCAGCACAGGAAAAGAGCCTCGGTCTCCAAAGAGCAGGAAAGACACCTTTAGCAAGTCCAGCGGTCGTGGAAATTCTATGCGTCGCGCCACCAGCATGTTCACGCTGAGTGCTCCTGACCAAAAAGACCACGTCCAGGTGAAAATGGATGTAAGCCCCGTCCACTCCCAGAGCAGGAAGCAAAGGCAGAACACTGAAAAAGGGGCCATGCCGAGGAGATTTTCAGAGGGAATCGACACTATGACTCCACGTGCACGGGCGTTTGTTCCCAGAGACTACCGGCACTACCTGGGCATGACGGACAAGACCAGCGTCCACACCTCGCTCGCCCCGGCTGTGAAGAGCGAGGGCTCAGAGGGAAAATCTAGGTATGACTTTGACCTGAGCGGTCCAGTGAGAGCCAGCACCCCGGTGAGTTCAGAGGAGCGCTACGGCAGGAAGGGCAGCAAGACGAGTCAGCGCCCCCTTTGGGCAAACTACAGCAGCTCGGATACTGGCCCAGAGTCGTCTATGAGCAGCACGTCCGAAACCTGGTCCACCTCCAGGAACAGTTCAAACC GTGAAAATGACGATGAAACCCAAGACCCTGTCCGGAAAGCGTTGAGGCGAGCAGAAGCACGGCCGAAGAATCTGGCTAAAAGTATAGAGGACATGACGACATGTTTATCTCCAC GGCAAGATTCAACTGTTGACCTCAGACGCATCAGCGATG tttCAACCATCCCGTCACCGTCCTCATCCTTATACGCGGATCCCGACCACCTGAAGAAGATGAGCAAATCGGTTCCTTCGTTCTTACAGAAGGAG CTGAGTGGCAGCGTTATGACCATGTACAACGCAGACTTCGGGAATGTGGAGGTTCAGGGAAATATCCAGTTTTCCATCAACTACGTTCAGAAGCTCCGAGAGTTTCACATCTTCGTGGCCAAGTGCCGAGACCTGGCTGCCGTCGACCCGAAGAGGGGGCGCTCGGATCC gTACGTCAAAAGCTACCTGGTACCTGACAAATCAAATCtgggaaagaggaaaacatctgtGAAAAAGAAGACGTTAAATCCGACGTTCAACGAGATCCTCAGA TATCGTGTTCGCATGGAGTACCTCAGGACTCAGACGCTCATTCTCTCCGTTTGGCATAACGACACGTTTGGCAGAAACAGCTTCCTCGGCGAGGTCGACATCGACTTCTCCAAGTGGGACTTTGACCACACCCAGATGAACGACTTAGTCCTGAAAGCCAGG ACTACACCCACTGTACCACCAGCAAATGGGAAAGGAGAGATGAGACTAGCCATACGGTTCCTGCCACAGGTCACCCACAGTGAAG GTGTAACTAAAGACGGTCCCAGCACTGGAGAGGTTCACATTTGGGTGAAAGAATGCAAGAACCTGCCTCTGATCAGGGCGACCATTGACCCATACGTTAAGTG CTTCATGCTGCCAGACACGAGCAGGAAGAGTCGGCAGAAGACGCGCGTGCTGCGGAGGACCGTGGATCCGGTGTTTAACCACACGATGGTGTACGACGGCATCAGTGAGACCGACCTATCAGATGCCTGCGTGGAGCTCACCGTTTGGGACCGAGACAGGCTGGCAAGCCACCTGCTCGGGGGAATGAGGCTCGGAGTCGGCTCAGGTATCGGTGGGAAAG GGAAAAGTTATGGAGCAGCGGTGGATTGGATGGACTCAACCCCCTATGAGGTGGCCATGTGGGAGCGCATGATGGCGTCCCCTGATGAATGGGTGGAGGATGTACTCCCGCTGCGAATGGTGAACTCGGCTTTCAAATAA